One part of the Halobacteriovoraceae bacterium genome encodes these proteins:
- a CDS encoding transposase — protein sequence MLGMEDWKMIKELKKSGLNITEISKRLGVDRKTVRSQLDKNKPARYERKKSKSILDEHSKYIDQRLELYNLTSQKIFEEITEHGFKGVLDNFAKIDKV from the coding sequence ATGCTAGGTATGGAGGACTGGAAAATGATCAAGGAACTAAAAAAGTCTGGTTTAAATATTACAGAAATATCAAAAAGACTTGGGGTTGATAGAAAGACAGTAAGATCTCAGCTCGATAAAAACAAACCAGCAAGATATGAAAGAAAAAAATCGAAATCAATCTTAGATGAACATTCAAAATATATAGATCAAAGATTGGAACTTTATAATTTAACTTCGCAAAAAATTTTTGAAGAGATTACTGAACATGGTTTTAAGGGAGTCTTGGACAACTTTGCAAAGATTGATAAAGTTTAA
- the metH gene encoding methionine synthase, protein MKSKAYQELSQILNKRILFLDGAMGTMIQQYKLSEEDFRSKRFENHKCDLKGNNDLLSITKPEVIKEIHTKFLEAGVDIIETNTFSGTKIAQSDYDLQDIVYEINYQSAIIARESVNEFEAKNPGRKCYIAGALGPTNKTCSMSPDVNDPGFRAVDYDELVENYYEQAKALVEGGVDILLPETTFDTLNVKAALFAIEKLQNELPEKIPVMISVTITDNSGRTLSGQTVEAFWNSVRHAHPISVGINCALGAQEMRPYIEALSKKADCFISCYPNAGLPNPLAPTGYDETPESMACHLTDFAKSGLVNIVGGCCGTTPSHIAKIVDELKEITPRKPHQIPMATYLAGLEPLEISVDNHPFILVGERTNVTGSPKFKKLIKEGNFNEALEIARQQVENGANIIDINFDEGMLDSVDCMKRFLRLIASEPDIASVPIMIDSSKWEVLEEGLKNIQGKAVVNSISLKEGEEKFLGQARLIQKYGAAAVVMAFDENGQAATKDDKVRICKRAYDLLTQKINFDPRDIIFDPNVLTVATGMDEHNNYAVDFIEAVREIKKVCPGALTSGGISNVSFSFRGNNTVREAMHSSFLYHAQHAGLDMGIVNAGMLEVYDEIDKELLEKIEDVLLNRKEDATEKLIELAEKLKNIGEKKIFEKEETWRKTSVEERLSHAIVKGILTHINEDTEEARTKYKMPLNVIEGPLMDGMKVVGDLFGEGKMFLPQVVKSARVMKAAVAYLEPFMEEEKKASNKKGQGTFLIATVKGDVHDIGKNIVSVVLACNGYHVIDMGVMVPCDEILKKAIEVDADIIGLSGLITPSLDEMIYVASEMERLKFNVPLLVGGATTSLAHTAVKIAPNYSGPIIRVGDASLVVEVCSKLLAPNLKEKYIREIDEKQEALRESFFKNQQTIKLKSIELARENSFKISSDYIPAKPDFIGVKVFDNISLEEVYEFFDWSPFFWTWELKGVYPKILENDKTAKQAKELFADAQKLIVDIIKNNRFNLKAVIGIWPAQSNGDDIELLNEFGKHFETLHFLRQQNEKDSKANYCLSDFVLSKGNKLKDYLGAFIVTSGDEVDKFAKSFEEKGDDYTSIMVKALGDRFVEALGECIHKKVRNIFGYGLNEKLNNEDLIKEKYRGIRPAPGYPSCPDHTEKQIIWDLLEGQKNTGAKLTSSYAMDPPSTISGLYFNHPEACYFSLGKISKEQIESYAYRKKMSVKDVEKWLAPHLSY, encoded by the coding sequence GTGAAATCAAAGGCCTATCAAGAACTTTCCCAAATATTAAACAAAAGAATACTCTTCCTAGACGGTGCAATGGGAACAATGATTCAACAATACAAACTTTCAGAAGAAGATTTTCGAAGTAAAAGATTTGAAAATCACAAATGTGATCTCAAAGGCAATAATGATCTGCTTAGTATAACTAAACCAGAAGTCATAAAGGAAATTCATACTAAGTTTCTCGAAGCTGGAGTAGATATCATCGAAACGAATACCTTTAGTGGAACTAAAATTGCTCAAAGTGATTACGATCTTCAGGACATCGTATATGAAATTAATTATCAATCAGCAATTATTGCTCGCGAATCTGTTAATGAGTTTGAGGCAAAAAATCCCGGTAGAAAATGTTACATTGCTGGAGCTCTAGGCCCTACAAATAAAACATGTTCTATGTCTCCAGATGTTAATGATCCAGGTTTTAGGGCCGTTGATTATGATGAACTTGTAGAGAATTATTATGAACAAGCTAAAGCATTAGTCGAAGGTGGAGTAGATATTCTTTTACCTGAAACAACATTTGATACACTAAATGTAAAGGCCGCTCTTTTTGCAATTGAAAAACTTCAAAACGAACTTCCTGAAAAAATTCCTGTTATGATATCAGTAACAATTACTGATAATTCAGGGAGAACTTTATCTGGCCAGACTGTGGAAGCATTTTGGAATTCCGTGAGACATGCCCACCCAATAAGTGTTGGCATTAACTGTGCCCTTGGGGCACAAGAGATGCGTCCTTATATTGAGGCCCTTTCAAAAAAAGCAGACTGCTTTATTAGTTGTTATCCTAATGCAGGACTTCCTAATCCTCTGGCCCCAACTGGTTATGATGAAACTCCCGAAAGTATGGCCTGTCATCTTACGGATTTTGCAAAATCTGGTCTGGTTAATATCGTAGGTGGATGCTGTGGTACAACTCCATCACATATTGCAAAAATAGTAGATGAACTTAAAGAAATTACTCCAAGAAAACCTCACCAAATACCAATGGCCACTTATTTAGCAGGTCTTGAGCCTTTAGAGATTTCTGTAGATAACCATCCTTTCATTTTAGTTGGAGAAAGAACAAACGTAACCGGATCACCAAAATTTAAAAAACTTATAAAGGAAGGAAATTTTAATGAAGCTTTAGAAATTGCTAGGCAGCAGGTTGAAAATGGAGCAAATATTATTGATATTAATTTTGATGAAGGAATGCTTGATAGTGTTGATTGCATGAAGCGATTCCTTAGATTAATTGCTTCAGAACCAGATATTGCTTCTGTTCCAATTATGATCGATTCCTCAAAATGGGAAGTCTTAGAAGAGGGCCTTAAAAATATTCAAGGTAAAGCTGTTGTGAACTCTATAAGCTTAAAAGAAGGAGAAGAAAAGTTTCTTGGACAGGCCAGACTTATTCAGAAATATGGTGCGGCAGCAGTAGTAATGGCCTTTGATGAAAACGGACAAGCTGCAACCAAAGATGACAAAGTTAGAATATGTAAACGGGCCTATGATCTACTTACCCAGAAAATCAATTTTGATCCTCGGGATATTATTTTTGATCCAAATGTTTTAACTGTTGCAACAGGTATGGATGAACATAATAATTACGCTGTTGATTTCATTGAGGCCGTAAGAGAGATTAAAAAGGTTTGTCCTGGTGCTCTTACAAGTGGTGGGATAAGTAACGTTTCTTTTTCTTTTAGAGGAAACAATACTGTTAGAGAGGCCATGCATTCTTCGTTTCTTTATCATGCTCAACATGCTGGACTCGATATGGGAATTGTTAATGCTGGAATGCTTGAAGTGTATGATGAAATCGATAAAGAGTTACTTGAGAAAATCGAAGATGTACTTCTTAATAGGAAAGAAGATGCAACCGAAAAATTAATTGAACTTGCTGAGAAATTAAAAAACATCGGAGAAAAGAAAATCTTTGAAAAAGAAGAAACATGGAGAAAAACGTCAGTTGAAGAACGTTTGAGTCATGCGATTGTAAAAGGAATTCTCACTCATATTAATGAGGATACTGAAGAAGCTAGAACTAAATACAAAATGCCACTCAACGTTATTGAAGGCCCTTTAATGGATGGTATGAAAGTAGTTGGAGATTTATTTGGAGAGGGCAAAATGTTTCTTCCACAAGTGGTTAAGAGTGCAAGAGTGATGAAAGCGGCCGTTGCTTATTTAGAACCCTTTATGGAAGAAGAGAAAAAAGCATCAAATAAAAAAGGTCAGGGCACTTTTTTAATTGCAACAGTGAAAGGTGATGTTCATGATATTGGTAAAAATATTGTCAGTGTTGTCCTTGCTTGTAATGGTTATCATGTTATAGATATGGGAGTTATGGTTCCGTGCGATGAAATTTTAAAGAAGGCCATAGAAGTTGACGCTGACATTATAGGACTTAGTGGACTCATCACTCCATCTCTAGATGAAATGATTTATGTCGCAAGTGAAATGGAAAGACTTAAATTCAATGTTCCTTTGCTTGTCGGTGGGGCAACAACAAGTTTGGCCCATACAGCAGTAAAAATTGCTCCAAACTATAGTGGTCCTATTATAAGAGTGGGGGACGCGTCTTTGGTTGTTGAGGTTTGCTCTAAACTACTTGCTCCCAATCTTAAAGAAAAATATATTCGTGAAATTGATGAAAAACAAGAAGCTCTGAGAGAGAGCTTCTTTAAAAATCAGCAAACTATAAAATTAAAAAGTATAGAACTAGCGAGAGAGAATTCTTTTAAAATAAGTTCAGATTATATTCCTGCAAAACCAGATTTTATAGGAGTAAAGGTCTTTGATAATATCTCTCTCGAAGAAGTTTACGAATTCTTTGATTGGTCTCCTTTCTTTTGGACATGGGAGCTTAAAGGAGTTTATCCTAAAATTTTAGAAAATGATAAAACTGCCAAACAGGCCAAAGAACTTTTTGCTGATGCTCAGAAATTAATTGTTGATATCATTAAAAATAATCGATTTAACCTCAAGGCCGTTATTGGGATATGGCCAGCACAAAGTAATGGTGATGATATTGAATTGTTAAATGAATTTGGAAAGCATTTTGAAACGTTGCATTTTTTGCGTCAACAAAATGAAAAAGATAGCAAAGCAAATTATTGTTTATCTGATTTTGTTCTTTCAAAAGGAAATAAACTCAAAGACTATCTAGGTGCTTTCATCGTTACATCTGGAGATGAGGTGGATAAGTTTGCAAAGAGTTTTGAAGAAAAAGGCGATGATTATACTTCGATTATGGTAAAGGCCTTGGGAGATAGATTTGTAGAAGCTCTTGGAGAGTGTATACATAAAAAAGTTAGAAATATTTTTGGATATGGACTGAATGAAAAATTGAATAATGAAGACCTGATTAAAGAAAAATATAGAGGGATTAGACCTGCTCCAGGTTATCCCTCTTGCCCTGACCATACTGAAAAACAAATTATTTGGGATTTACTTGAGGGCCAGAAAAATACTGGAGCAAAACTCACGAGTAGTTATGCAATGGATCCTCCGAGTACAATTTCTGGATTATATTTCAATCATCCAGAAGCTTGCTATTTTTCTTTGGGTAAAATAAGTAAGGAACAAATTGAAAGCTATGCTTATCGAAAAAAAATGTCTGTTAAAGATGTAGAGAAATGGCTAGCTCCTCACTTAAGTTATTGA
- a CDS encoding DEAD/DEAH box helicase has protein sequence MYNINIPDHIQKLAVGLFGQINTTQAVKFITLSKVTLSFTKGSPETYFIVSGLVRDNKSHESKVVYKKRLEGTEEGPIKSNCDCHLWSVSKHCPHTTALYILYMIKNEQKDEHIQIEDDKPPLPSFAGLGVTVEEYGTIINAPHKLIGANATSTYSSLQYLLHTKKTINFPIPTNTLCKIGLNYIKHFKTDDSFEKNTIKFFLIDEEDKKNKHINLFENLYLFDWQKGHAYHLAPGMKEFVQKIRYSGPHILELDEIIKLSELYSLRDNLELFVNDHKISELKKITPSLRVTIDSAETRNLIEFNLNFVDEHDNTYPIPNIIKAFTFNVGLLNSFKKKKDAYEFVTSLVDFFDEEQSDFKKLLHNCTQKKEWISLIDYLIQEESTYCYNEYLNSLVVYENKFLILLISSCYKFFGELFFRFSSYNEDSQKVSFQISFSNLLSGLSGFYTKMFPYGVEVLYNNDKIKTWSGKIRFERGRSDLNWFDVNLEIDDKDLEILKKVDLENNISLSKHGLTLFTPEQKTFAKLIQKYTKYVGKEVESNEKGVKKFTLPFNRASIFELFELKKLGIDGILTQEEEEICEKLLSFEGIPEYPLPQNLENVLRPYQVTGFRWLKFLYEYNLGACLADDMGLGKTLQTISFLISIYENVDKVLIVCPVSILFNWENEFKKFSNINALIYHGGDREIDHDKKIILTSYGIMKKEAESVFSKINFDVIILDEVQHLKNIRSMGAFAVRQLKSKFRICLTGTPVENDLAEFYNILDLSIPGIWGDLKLIRSSSNKQGRLSARKTARPFILRRTKAQVLSELPPKIENTVHLSFSEQENTYYQNKMISIRKKIETSPKNKKYGEILKGILELRQACLWDKEDPMKSTKIEFLIETLEQILEEGHQAIIFSQFTTYLDYMQTAINKKSWTYARIDGSQSVNKRHEQVKKFQEGKCPIFLISLKAGGVGLNLTAASYVFIMDPWWNPAVENQAIDRAHRIGQLNTLTVYRPIIEHSVEEKVLKLQELKRELFKDLLPDEEEELFTGKLSMKDFEDLLN, from the coding sequence TTGTACAATATTAATATTCCTGACCATATTCAGAAACTGGCCGTTGGATTATTTGGCCAAATAAACACAACACAAGCTGTGAAGTTTATCACGCTTTCAAAGGTTACTTTATCTTTTACTAAAGGTAGTCCAGAAACTTACTTCATTGTAAGTGGTCTAGTTAGGGATAATAAATCTCATGAATCAAAAGTAGTTTACAAAAAAAGATTGGAAGGAACTGAGGAAGGTCCTATAAAATCTAATTGCGATTGCCATCTGTGGAGTGTTTCCAAACATTGTCCACATACAACTGCCTTGTATATTCTATACATGATTAAAAATGAACAGAAAGATGAGCACATTCAAATTGAAGATGATAAACCTCCACTCCCTTCATTTGCAGGACTTGGTGTTACAGTAGAAGAATATGGAACAATTATAAATGCTCCTCATAAGCTTATTGGAGCAAACGCGACAAGTACTTATTCTTCTTTGCAGTATCTACTACACACAAAAAAGACTATCAATTTTCCAATCCCTACAAATACTCTTTGCAAAATTGGTCTGAACTACATTAAACATTTCAAGACGGATGATTCGTTTGAAAAAAATACGATTAAATTCTTTCTTATAGACGAAGAAGACAAAAAAAATAAACATATAAATCTCTTTGAAAATCTTTATCTTTTTGACTGGCAAAAAGGACATGCCTATCATTTAGCTCCAGGAATGAAGGAATTTGTTCAAAAAATTCGTTACAGCGGCCCACATATTCTAGAACTTGATGAGATTATAAAATTGAGTGAGCTTTATTCGTTGAGAGATAATCTTGAGTTATTTGTCAATGACCACAAAATTAGTGAGTTAAAAAAAATAACTCCTTCACTAAGAGTAACAATAGATTCAGCAGAAACGAGAAACTTGATCGAGTTTAACTTGAATTTTGTTGATGAACATGACAATACCTATCCTATTCCTAATATTATAAAAGCGTTCACTTTTAATGTAGGTCTATTAAATTCCTTTAAAAAGAAAAAGGATGCATACGAGTTTGTTACCTCTCTTGTTGATTTCTTTGACGAAGAGCAAAGTGATTTCAAAAAATTATTACATAACTGTACACAAAAAAAAGAATGGATCTCATTAATTGATTATCTGATACAAGAAGAGTCGACATATTGCTATAATGAGTATTTAAATAGCCTTGTTGTATACGAAAATAAGTTTCTTATATTGCTTATATCATCATGTTATAAGTTTTTTGGGGAACTCTTTTTCAGGTTTTCTTCTTACAATGAGGACTCTCAAAAAGTTAGCTTTCAAATCTCTTTTTCAAATCTATTATCTGGACTTAGTGGATTTTACACAAAAATGTTTCCCTATGGAGTCGAAGTTCTCTACAACAATGACAAAATAAAGACCTGGTCGGGGAAAATCCGATTCGAACGAGGACGATCTGATCTGAATTGGTTTGATGTCAATCTTGAGATCGACGATAAGGATCTCGAGATTCTTAAAAAAGTTGATCTTGAAAATAATATCTCTCTTTCTAAACACGGACTTACACTATTTACTCCTGAGCAAAAAACATTTGCTAAACTTATTCAAAAATACACTAAGTATGTTGGAAAAGAAGTCGAATCAAATGAGAAAGGGGTAAAAAAGTTTACACTCCCTTTTAATCGAGCAAGTATATTCGAGCTTTTTGAGCTTAAGAAACTAGGAATTGATGGGATATTAACTCAAGAGGAAGAGGAAATTTGTGAAAAGCTACTCTCTTTTGAAGGAATACCAGAGTATCCACTTCCACAAAACTTGGAAAACGTTCTAAGGCCATATCAGGTCACTGGATTTAGATGGCTCAAATTTCTCTATGAATATAATTTGGGTGCATGTCTTGCCGATGATATGGGGTTAGGAAAAACACTTCAGACAATTTCATTTCTGATAAGTATTTATGAAAACGTCGATAAGGTCCTCATCGTATGTCCGGTTTCAATACTTTTTAACTGGGAAAATGAGTTTAAAAAATTCTCAAACATTAATGCCCTGATTTATCACGGTGGAGATAGAGAAATTGATCATGACAAAAAAATCATTTTAACCAGTTACGGTATCATGAAAAAAGAGGCCGAAAGCGTCTTTTCAAAGATTAACTTTGACGTCATTATCCTAGACGAAGTACAACACCTCAAAAATATTAGGTCCATGGGGGCATTTGCCGTCAGACAATTGAAATCAAAATTTAGAATATGCTTAACTGGTACTCCTGTAGAAAATGATCTTGCTGAATTTTATAATATTTTGGATTTATCAATTCCTGGAATTTGGGGGGATTTGAAACTTATTCGTTCTTCTTCAAACAAACAAGGACGTCTTAGTGCAAGAAAAACTGCGCGCCCTTTTATTTTAAGAAGAACAAAAGCTCAAGTTTTAAGTGAATTACCCCCTAAAATTGAAAACACTGTCCACCTTTCATTTTCTGAACAAGAAAATACTTATTATCAAAATAAAATGATTTCTATAAGAAAGAAAATTGAAACCTCTCCTAAAAACAAAAAATATGGCGAGATTCTTAAAGGAATCTTGGAGCTACGACAAGCATGTTTGTGGGATAAAGAAGATCCCATGAAATCAACAAAAATTGAATTTTTGATTGAAACACTTGAACAAATTCTTGAAGAAGGACACCAAGCAATTATTTTCTCTCAATTCACCACATACTTGGACTACATGCAAACGGCTATTAATAAAAAAAGTTGGACATATGCCAGAATTGACGGATCCCAATCTGTTAACAAGCGCCATGAACAAGTAAAGAAGTTTCAAGAAGGTAAATGCCCTATATTTCTCATTTCTCTGAAGGCCGGAGGTGTTGGTCTAAACCTTACAGCTGCTAGTTATGTTTTTATTATGGATCCATGGTGGAATCCTGCAGTTGAAAACCAGGCCATAGATAGAGCTCATCGTATTGGCCAGTTGAACACATTAACCGTTTACAGACCAATAATAGAACATTCCGTAGAAGAAAAAGTATTAAAACTACAAGAGTTGAAACGTGAACTATTCAAAGACCTACTACCAGATGAAGAAGAAGAGCTTTTCACAGGAAAACTCTCCATGAAAGATTTTGAAGATTTACTAAATTGA
- a CDS encoding glycosyltransferase family 39 protein, translating to MNSLFTYYKNNKSELFYFIFLVPLWINSSSISLRTTDGIVYAQIAKEMYLKNIFEWVSLTWPMGQFYDHPHFLMWMNAISFKILGVSTFSAVLPTLILSSLIILVYFKMTHEFLGEKSGIIFLTMIFFDHLFIKYGRGPMLEVPLMLFLSLSLYFILRYVKKEGKVKNALYSGLSITGAIMSKGIVGIMPLGVCFIFIMIVSTGSLRDKVNLYLKWLTVVLAVIITILGLIDLWHFLVVGNSFWKTHFNKQIIYSINGRQTGGFFPIFFYIKRYYERFIPFSFLATFSMIYFFIKIEKFKEHRDFVILGLIYLFGMFFGFSISKHSAPWYINIHFMGTWLIVGGVAAHLLAEKINLNKYKNYFIKIILFLLVISSFFPALFYKDRMAENFFKHSSKYEILTKNKRVADCVTFDTWKAPFFISFYLGAKRVECNEMANFKVINSKQMDSENGEVLYSYDQLHLVRN from the coding sequence ATGAATTCTCTTTTTACTTATTACAAAAATAATAAATCTGAACTTTTTTACTTTATCTTTCTAGTGCCTCTTTGGATCAACTCTAGCTCTATATCGTTAAGAACAACAGATGGAATTGTCTATGCACAAATAGCGAAAGAAATGTATTTGAAAAATATTTTTGAATGGGTATCTCTAACATGGCCCATGGGACAGTTTTATGATCATCCCCATTTTCTTATGTGGATGAATGCTATAAGCTTTAAAATATTGGGAGTAAGCACTTTTTCAGCCGTTTTACCAACTTTGATTTTATCTAGTTTAATCATTTTAGTCTATTTTAAAATGACCCATGAATTTTTAGGGGAAAAATCCGGAATCATTTTTTTAACAATGATATTTTTTGATCATCTCTTCATCAAATATGGACGAGGACCAATGCTTGAAGTTCCCCTCATGCTCTTTCTCTCACTATCTCTTTATTTTATTCTTCGATATGTGAAAAAAGAAGGAAAAGTTAAGAATGCTCTCTATAGCGGTTTATCCATTACTGGTGCAATAATGTCAAAAGGTATAGTTGGAATTATGCCTTTAGGAGTTTGTTTCATTTTTATAATGATTGTATCAACAGGGTCTTTGCGCGATAAAGTCAATTTATATCTGAAATGGCTAACCGTTGTCTTGGCAGTAATCATAACTATTTTAGGATTAATTGATCTTTGGCACTTTTTAGTCGTAGGAAATTCTTTCTGGAAAACACATTTTAATAAGCAAATTATATATTCAATCAATGGAAGACAAACAGGAGGTTTTTTTCCGATTTTCTTTTATATTAAACGATATTACGAACGATTTATTCCATTTTCATTTTTAGCAACGTTTTCCATGATCTATTTTTTTATCAAAATTGAAAAATTTAAAGAACACAGGGATTTTGTTATATTAGGTCTTATATATCTCTTTGGCATGTTTTTTGGATTTTCAATAAGTAAACATTCTGCTCCTTGGTATATTAATATCCATTTTATGGGGACTTGGCTGATAGTTGGGGGAGTCGCGGCACACCTTTTAGCTGAAAAAATAAATTTAAATAAATACAAGAATTATTTTATAAAAATAATTTTGTTTCTTCTCGTGATATCCTCTTTTTTTCCTGCATTATTTTATAAGGATCGCATGGCAGAGAACTTTTTTAAACACTCATCCAAATATGAGATATTGACCAAGAATAAAAGAGTTGCTGATTGTGTTACTTTTGATACCTGGAAGGCACCCTTTTTTATTTCATTTTATCTAGGTGCCAAAAGAGTAGAATGTAACGAGATGGCCAATTTTAAAGTTATAAATTCAAAACAGATGGATTCGGAGAATGGAGAAGTTCTCTACTCCTATGATCAACTCCATCTTGTTCGAAATTAA